The bacterium DNA window ACCAGCCGCGCCTCGCCCTCGTAGAGCCGCTTCAGTTGGGCCAGGTCCTCCCCGGTCAGCTCGTCGGCGTGGTCGCGGAAGTCCAGACTCTGTGTCGCGTAGGGCCCCTCGTAGCCCGTCTTCGGGAGGAATCGCTCCGGCGGGCGGTAGGGCGCGTGGGGGTCGAAGAGGTGGATGTAGAGGAACGTACCGCCGGCGGGGTCGAGGGCGCGGAGCATATCGAGGGCGTCGCGGGGCCCCAGGGCGGCGGCGCCCTCGGGATCGAGGTCCGTCAGAAGCTGGTTCACTCCGAAGGCGATCTCGTTGTAGATGGAATCCTCGGTAGCCCCGAGGAAGCCCTGGCCGTAGAAGTTCTCGTCGTAGGAGAGGTATCGGTCGAACCCGCGGTCGAAGGCTCGGCCTACGCCCGCCCTGGGGGAAAGAAGCGGGTTGCCGATCATGGCCCAGGTGCGGTAGCCGGCGTCCGCCAGCCGCTCCGGCAGGTACGAAAGCCGGGGCAGGCAGGAAACGAAGGAGTCCATGCCGGTCACCTCGGGGGCCAGGCCGGTGAAAAGGGAGGTCACGGCGGGGATGGTCCAGCTCGAAGTCGAGAAGCACCGCTCGAAGGTCACCCCGCGCGCGGCCAGCCGCTCCAGGTTCGGCGTCGGCACCTCTCCCCCGTAGAGCGAGGTGACGTCGGCCCGCAGGGCGTCGGACAGGATGACCACCACGTTGGGGCCGGGCGGGACGGAATTCCCAGGGTCGTTGGGAACGAAGAGGCCCTGGAAGACGAAGGCGAAAAGAAACCACAGGAGGGCGGAGCCGGAGAGCACGTACCCGGCGATGCGGGAGACATTGTCTATGACGGCGCCGCCGACTCTCTCCGCTCGGAGGGCGGCCCAGACGAAGCCGACGCCCAGGAGGAGCTTCACCGCGTAACCCACGGCGAAGAGGTTGCGGGTGAATATTTCCGACGGGGGCCAGGGGAGCCCCAGAACGGCGAAGGCGGTGACCGCCACGGCGACGACGCCCACCGTCCTCCGGGGTCCAGAGTCCAGGCGGAGAAGCCCGGCGGCGAGCGTGCACAGGGCGCCGACTACGAGGCCCGCGACGAATCCCACGGCGGGGTGGAAGAAGAGCGCGGCCGAGAGGTTGCGCAGGACGCCCCAAAAACCGCCCACGACGGGCTCCCACCCGGGGGTGGAGCCGGTGGAGACCCAATTCGCGACGTAGAAGAACGCTACGTGAACGTAGGCGGCCAGGGCGCCGAGGAGCGCCAGCCGCAGGGTCTCCCGGAAAAAAACCCGGGGCTCTGTACCGGGCGTGGACATCGTGGGACGTAGGAGACAAGGGGTTTAAACCCCTTGCCCTTCAATTGGTTGTTATACCGGAGGCTCCCGCTCCCGCGCACCGGCCGGTAGTGACGGGAGGGGTATTCTCCCGCCGCCGGTAACGTGGACGGGCCCGGATGCGCATCGCAGCTTAAAAAAGATGATAGCAGAACGACCCGGGACCGGCAAGGACGACGCCCTCCCCCGCCTCCCGCCGCGCCGTTTCGCCGGGGCGTAGCTCGGTTCGCCGGGGGCGTAGCTCGCTTCGCTCGGTTCGCTCGGTTCCGGTCCGATTACCGGGCGCTTTGTCGCCGTTGGATGCTGAGGCAAGGGGTTTAAACCCCTTGTCTTCCGCGTGATTACTTGAATAAGACGGTTTTCTCTGCTAACTTTGTCCCGCCCCTCCACCCCCGGACCCATGACCGACCCGTCACCCTGGATCATCGCCCGACGTTACCAGGTCCGGCGCGAGCTCGGCCGGGGTGGGATGGGCCGCGTCTTCGAGGTCCTCGACCTCGTGGAGAACCGCCAGCCCCGGGCCCTCAAACTCCTGCGCGCCGACCAGGTCGCCGAGCAACCGCGCCCGGAGGGAAATATCCACCTGCTGGAGAGCCTGCGCGGCGAGTTCGCCGCCCTGGCCCACCTGCGCCACCCCAACCTCTGCCGGGTGTACGAGTTCGGGGTGGATGAAGGCGGCCGGGCGTTCTTCACCATGGAGCTCGTCGAGGGGACCGATCTTTTTGAAACGGGCGGCAGGCTCGCCCCGGACCGCATCTACGAGATAGCCGTCGGCGTCCTGCGCGCCCTGGACTACATCCACACCCGGGGGTACATCCACCACGATCTCAAGCCCGAGAACATCCTGCTTCGCCGGGGAGTCGAGGGGGCCGAGGGCGTGGTGCTCACCGATTTCGGCCTGGCGGACCAGGAGGATGACGAGGAGCCTGAGCTGCGCCGCACGGCGCCGGGGACGGTCAACTGCCTGGCGCCGGAAATCCTCTCGGGAGCCGCATACGACCACCGCGTGGACCTCTACGCTCTCGGGGTGAGCCTCTACTTCGCGGCCACCGGCGCCTACCCCTTCGACGCCGCCGACGGCCGGGAGGTCATCCGCCGCCACCTGACCCTTCCCCCGCGACCGCCCGGCGAGCTGAACCCCGACCTGCCGGAGCCGCTGGAGCACCTCATCCTGCGCTTGCTGGCGAAGAGGCCGGATAAGCGCTTCCGGGACGCGAACACGGTCATCCGGGCCATCAACGCCTGGGCCGGGCGGTCCTTCGAGTACCAGACGCCCTCCACCGCCGAGAGCTTCCTCCTGGCGCCCCGGATCGTCGGTCACGACGCCCTGTTCGAGGAGGTGCTCCGCGAGGTGACCGAGCCGCTGGGGGGGCTCGTCGTCATCCAGGGGGAGGCCGGGGCCGGCAAGAGCAGGCTCCTGCGCGAACTGCGCTACCGCTGCCAGTTGGCCGGCGCCGACGTCTGGTTCGTCGAGCTGGGCGCCTCGAGCGATCCCCTGGGCGAGCTCATCCGCCGTATCGCCCACTCGACCGTGGCGGGGCCGGAGCTCCGCCGGGAGGCCGGACCGGTGCTGGCGCGGTGCTGGCCGCCCCTGGCTGGGCTGTGGGGGGTAAAGCCCGCTCCCGCCCTGGGTCCGGACGGCGAGGTCGAGCGGCTCCTGCGGACGACCGCGGGCCTCTTGGACAACCTGGGCCGGGCCGTGGTCTTCGACGGCGACACGGAGGGCGCGCTGGAGACGGCGAGGAGGCTCGGGCAGCTCTGCCAGCGGGTACCGGTCATCGTCACCACCGAGGAGGATAACCCGCCGGGCAAGGTCTACCACCTCGCCCCCCTGGACGGGGCGCGGGTCGCGGAGCTCATCGAGTCCATGCTGGGCGAGACGCCGCCGCGCGGGCTGGCGTCCTTCGTCCACCGGACGGCCGGCGGCAACCCCCTGTTCATCGCCGATACCCTCCGTCAGCTCATGGACTCGGGAGAGCTCCGTCGGCGGCACGGATCATGGGAGGTGGACCTCCTCGGGGCCGAGGCGGCCGGCGTGCCCCGGGAGATACGGGGGCTCACCCTCCGGCGTCTGCGCGGGTTGAGTCCGGCGGCCAGGACGACCGCGGAGATACTGGCCCTGGCCGCATGGAAGCCGACCCTCGAGGAGCTGGGGGCCCTGGTGGACGACCCCGGCCAACTAGCCGGTGCGCTTCGCGAGCTGGGCTCGAAGGGCCTGCTGCAGATGCGTTCGGGGAATCGCCCCGCCCTCGTGACCACCTCGCTGGCCCGGACGCTGCGCGATAACTGCGACCGCGCCACGATGCTGCACGACCGCCTCGCCGATTTCCTGGAGTCCGGGAACCGGATGTATGCCCCACACGGCTACCACCGGCTCTACGGCAGCGACCGGGGGAAGGCGGTGCGGGGGGGTCTGGAGTACGTCAACCGTCTGGTGGAGCTGGGCGGCTTCACCGAGGCCCGGGGGGCGTTGGCCTATATACGCACCGTCGCCCGGGGCGCCGACCTGGTGCGGGTGGAGCTGTTGGCGTCGAAAGTCCACCGCCGTCTGGGGGAGACCGGTCGGGCGGCGGCTGCGGCTTTCCACGCCCTCGAGGGGAGCCGGGGACGGGAGCGGGGCGAGGCGTACCTCGAGCTGGGCCGGGCCACGGCGCACCAGGGGCGGTACGAGCAGGCTCTGGGGTACTTCGATGCGGCGCTCATCTGTACCGACGATTCCCTGTTCACCCTGGGCACCGGCGCCGAGCGGGTAAAGGTCCTCCTCGAACTGGGGCGGTTCGACGAGGCCCTGGAACTCGGCGGGGCGCTCACGAAGCGGGCGGGGAGCCTCGAATACCCCGAGAGCTGGTTCGTCCGCGAGGTCCACGCCAGAGCCCTTTTCCTCGCCGGGAGGCTGGCCGATGCGGATCACGCCTACCGGGCTCTCTACCGTCAGGCCCTTGGCGCGGGGGACTTCCCCGGACTTTGGAGCGCCGGGCGTGGGCGGGGGCTGACTCAGCTTTCCCTCGACCGCAACCGTCGCGGGCTGGCGCTGCTGCGCAACTCCTGCTGGCTGGCGCTCCAGCGCGCCGACGCCCTCAACACCGTCCTCGCCGTCGTGCCCTTGGCGGTGGGGTATCTGGTGAATCTGCGGCCCCGCCGGGCAATAGCGGCGCTGAAACTTGGCCGCGACGAGATAGAGCACCGGCCTCTCCCCCCGTTGCAGGTCGAGCTCTACACCGGTCTCGCCAACGCTTACCGCTACCGGGGGGACCTGGGTCGCGCCGCCCACTACGCGGGTAGGGCCGTAGAGCTCGCCGAGGAATTCGAGTCGGTCCGCCTGCGCTGGTCGGCCCTCTTCACCCGGGGGATGGTCCGGCTCGAGCTGGGGGACTGGATCGGGGTGGAGGGGACGCTCGACCGTCTGAAGGACGCCCCGGAGCACCTCGGCGCCCTGCTCGGGGGGCGTCTCGCCTGGGAGCGAGGGGATTTCGGCACGGCGCGGTCCGAGCTCTTGAAGGCCCTGGGCGGGTCACCGCTGCCGGTGGCGCTGCCCGAATGGGACACGGCCAGGGGGTACCTGGCCCGGGTGGAGATGGAGGCGGGCAACCTGGGTCCCGCCGAGGAGCTTCTGGAACCGGTGGACGAGGGTACGCCGACGGACCTGGGTCAGCTCGAGGGGCGTCTCGCCCTGGTCGAGTTCTACCTGATCCAGAACGAGACGGATTACGCGGTGCAGCTCCTCCGAGGCGCCGTGAGGGCCAGCGGCCGGGGCGGTCTCGT harbors:
- a CDS encoding sulfatase; amino-acid sequence: MSTPGTEPRVFFRETLRLALLGALAAYVHVAFFYVANWVSTGSTPGWEPVVGGFWGVLRNLSAALFFHPAVGFVAGLVVGALCTLAAGLLRLDSGPRRTVGVVAVAVTAFAVLGLPWPPSEIFTRNLFAVGYAVKLLLGVGFVWAALRAERVGGAVIDNVSRIAGYVLSGSALLWFLFAFVFQGLFVPNDPGNSVPPGPNVVVILSDALRADVTSLYGGEVPTPNLERLAARGVTFERCFSTSSWTIPAVTSLFTGLAPEVTGMDSFVSCLPRLSYLPERLADAGYRTWAMIGNPLLSPRAGVGRAFDRGFDRYLSYDENFYGQGFLGATEDSIYNEIAFGVNQLLTDLDPEGAAALGPRDALDMLRALDPAGGTFLYIHLFDPHAPYRPPERFLPKTGYEGPYATQSLDFRDHADELTGEDLAQLKRLYEGEARLVDEWLGRALDIADDRGLWENTAFIFLADHGEEFMEHGALTHSGVNLQDELTHVPLVVYWPVRLKGGGRVVEPVSLCDIFPTVLAGLGLEGEKEPGDGRSLFEPVPRDRAVFAQRCLNEQGRSFDSDFVVRGGIALFVNRTSGVRELYLDYPAHPANALVGHRELAERMELLLDEWHAGNEALSERLGAVKGGETVDPAQLEKLRALGYLQ
- a CDS encoding protein kinase; protein product: MTDPSPWIIARRYQVRRELGRGGMGRVFEVLDLVENRQPRALKLLRADQVAEQPRPEGNIHLLESLRGEFAALAHLRHPNLCRVYEFGVDEGGRAFFTMELVEGTDLFETGGRLAPDRIYEIAVGVLRALDYIHTRGYIHHDLKPENILLRRGVEGAEGVVLTDFGLADQEDDEEPELRRTAPGTVNCLAPEILSGAAYDHRVDLYALGVSLYFAATGAYPFDAADGREVIRRHLTLPPRPPGELNPDLPEPLEHLILRLLAKRPDKRFRDANTVIRAINAWAGRSFEYQTPSTAESFLLAPRIVGHDALFEEVLREVTEPLGGLVVIQGEAGAGKSRLLRELRYRCQLAGADVWFVELGASSDPLGELIRRIAHSTVAGPELRREAGPVLARCWPPLAGLWGVKPAPALGPDGEVERLLRTTAGLLDNLGRAVVFDGDTEGALETARRLGQLCQRVPVIVTTEEDNPPGKVYHLAPLDGARVAELIESMLGETPPRGLASFVHRTAGGNPLFIADTLRQLMDSGELRRRHGSWEVDLLGAEAAGVPREIRGLTLRRLRGLSPAARTTAEILALAAWKPTLEELGALVDDPGQLAGALRELGSKGLLQMRSGNRPALVTTSLARTLRDNCDRATMLHDRLADFLESGNRMYAPHGYHRLYGSDRGKAVRGGLEYVNRLVELGGFTEARGALAYIRTVARGADLVRVELLASKVHRRLGETGRAAAAAFHALEGSRGRERGEAYLELGRATAHQGRYEQALGYFDAALICTDDSLFTLGTGAERVKVLLELGRFDEALELGGALTKRAGSLEYPESWFVREVHARALFLAGRLADADHAYRALYRQALGAGDFPGLWSAGRGRGLTQLSLDRNRRGLALLRNSCWLALQRADALNTVLAVVPLAVGYLVNLRPRRAIAALKLGRDEIEHRPLPPLQVELYTGLANAYRYRGDLGRAAHYAGRAVELAEEFESVRLRWSALFTRGMVRLELGDWIGVEGTLDRLKDAPEHLGALLGGRLAWERGDFGTARSELLKALGGSPLPVALPEWDTARGYLARVEMEAGNLGPAEELLEPVDEGTPTDLGQLEGRLALVEFYLIQNETDYAVQLLRGAVRASGRGGLVDQLRRGLHLAARLAERQGDADSRSRLLREARRLLRWMVHRLPRGARDGFLARQEPAGLRAEEP